The following proteins are encoded in a genomic region of Chryseobacterium shigense:
- a CDS encoding MotA/TolQ/ExbB proton channel family protein: MEMNVSKNDEQVVARKAGGLNPAVIIPILFVIGVCIYLFVLGNPGNFKDAEKLGSGSVAFSSVEGKDIHPESFLGIIYKGGVIVPILITFMITVIVFSFERYFVLGKAAGKGNLDNFVVQVRSLLNQNKIDEALEECDRQQGSVGNVVKEGLTTYKALSHDTTLNKEQKMVALNKAIEEATTLEMPMLEKNMMILSTLGTVATLIALLGTVIGMIKAFFALGSGGGTPDAAALSTGISEALINTALGIGTSAIAIILYNFFTSKIDGLTYKIDEIAMSIQQSFAEFN, encoded by the coding sequence ATGGAAATGAATGTTTCAAAAAATGATGAGCAAGTAGTTGCTAGAAAAGCAGGAGGTTTAAACCCGGCTGTTATTATTCCTATTCTTTTCGTTATAGGAGTTTGTATTTATTTATTCGTTCTTGGTAACCCAGGAAACTTTAAAGATGCAGAAAAACTAGGTAGTGGGTCTGTGGCTTTCTCAAGTGTTGAAGGAAAAGACATTCACCCGGAATCGTTTTTAGGTATTATCTACAAAGGAGGGGTTATCGTACCAATCTTGATTACTTTCATGATCACTGTAATCGTTTTCTCTTTTGAAAGATATTTCGTACTAGGTAAAGCTGCCGGAAAAGGAAACTTAGACAACTTCGTAGTACAGGTAAGAAGCTTACTGAATCAAAACAAAATTGATGAAGCTTTAGAAGAGTGTGACAGACAGCAAGGATCTGTAGGTAACGTAGTGAAAGAAGGTCTTACTACTTACAAAGCACTTTCTCATGATACTACTTTAAATAAAGAGCAGAAAATGGTAGCGCTTAATAAAGCTATCGAAGAAGCTACAACTCTTGAAATGCCAATGCTTGAAAAGAACATGATGATTCTTTCTACATTAGGTACTGTAGCAACGCTAATCGCACTTTTAGGAACTGTAATCGGGATGATCAAAGCATTCTTCGCATTAGGTTCAGGTGGTGGTACTCCAGATGCTGCTGCACTTTCTACAGGTATCTCTGAAGCCTTGATCAACACGGCGTTAGGTATTGGTACTTCAGCTATCGCGATTATCCTTTATAACTTCTTTACATCTAAAATT